The genomic stretch GTTTATGCTATGGCAGAAGGCGTTGTAGTATCTGTACACCTCGGAGACCCGCATCAAACCGTTGTTGTAAAGCATAAAACAAAAGATGGCGAAACAATTTACAGCGTATATAAACACATTACAGATGTTAAAGTCAGAAACGGCGACAAAGTAAGTCATGAAACAAAAATTGCAAGAGTGCTCACAAAGGCTGAAGGAAAGAAACACGGCGGTAATTATGACCATCTGCATCTTGAAATCCGTAAAAAATTTGATGATTATGGATGTGCAAGCTGGCTAACAATGACTAAAGAAGATCTAAGCTTAAGGTTTTATGACCCGCATAAGTTTATGAAAGAAAATGTAACAAAGTAAATGACTTGAATTTTTTTTTAAAAGTAAATTATTCACATCTGCTTATGTCTTAGTTTTAAATATTGTTATTAATCCTGCAACAAGAAATATAAGATTTGCTATCCATCCGCTGAGAATAGGGTCTAAACTATAGGCATAAGCGATTGTTTTGCTGACCTCGGTGAAAATCATATACGCAAAAGAAATAACCATTGCCGCACCTATTTGGATTGCAATTCCACCCTTTCTTCTGACAGATGCAAAAGGAACTCCGAATAATATGACAATCAAATTTGCAAAAGGGAAAGCCCAACCTCCATAATATTCTATTAATTGTTTGCGAACGTCTTTTCCTCCCATTTTCAGGATACGTATATAATTCCATAAGTCATCGAAATTCATTTCTTTGGGGTCTCTGCGAAGCTGCTCGATATCGCGGTGTCTGAGTCTGATAGGAATTTCGGCAGTATCAATTGAAACAGTCGTCAGACCTGATTCATTATAATCTCTCTTGATAATTTTGGCACCTATCCACTTATGAGAAACTGTATCCCATGTTACAGTGTTGGCTTCAATTCTCGAAATTAATCTCGGACTTTCTTCGCTTGAAAAATCTTCAATCGAAACTCGGTTGCCCTGCATCATTTGTGAGTCATAATATTGCATTATTATATTTCTGGTCGGAGTGTCACGTAAGTATAAATTATATATCGAATTACCGAGATTGCTCTTACTGAGATATTTTTGCTCAATTTGCTTTTTGTATTCATTAGCAACAGGAACAACCCAACCATTGAAATATAATTGAAGAAAGCTTAGCATAACAGCCATCAGTAAAAGTGGCAACATCAATCTGTAAAGGCTCATACCACCTGACTTCATAGCAGTTATTTCATTGAGTGTCGAAAGCCTGCCGACAGTAAACAGGGTAGCAATCAGTGTGGAAATGGGTGTAAGAAGTTTTATGATTTCCGGTAGATAATAAATATAATATTTAATAATTACAATGGTTGTTGCTTTCTGGTCTAAGAAATTATCAAGATTTTCGAGCAGATTAACTACCACAAAAATTGTACAAAGTGCAATAATTCCAAACACGAATGTAAATATAAATTGCTTTGCTATATATCTGTCAATTAAATTCAAATTGCATTTCTAATTTTAATTTTCCAAAAAATTTCGTTGTGTTTTGATTCAATGACAATCACATTTGAAGAATATTTCATTCCATAAGAAGGTGAATATTGATAATTCTCAACTTTAAGGTTATTAATTACTGATTCAATCTCAAATAATGTAGCACCTGTTTTCATAAAAACAGTAGTTTCAGATTTATTTAAAATTTCAACTTGAGGCGAAAGATGAAATGATACCCTTTTAAATGAGCTTATTTCACAAATATCGCAACCAATTATTTCATTGTTTTTGAAAGTTAGAATTCTTTCATGAGGCTTTTCATAAGCTAAATGACGTCCCGAAAATTCATTATCACTAAGCCTTAAAACTTCAGATTTGGACTTGTCTTCAAGCCAGAACAAATCTCCTCCTCTGCCTTTTGGAATATGGTTCTGCTCCAAACCTTCGATTGATAAAGTGTTGTGATTTTTTGTAGAACGAAACTTATTCCTTAATTCAGGAGATGCTGTATAGGTGAACGTACCGCTATCACAAATCAGCAAATCACTCCCTGAGTATAATTCAAATGACAGTTGGTCATTATGAGCATGTCCACCTTTGCCATGCTGACCAAGTGAGCCGCATCTGACTGCCATTTCGTATAATTCAAATCTATAGATATACACACCAAAATTGCTAAAGAATGACGTTATCCTGTTAAATCTTTCGCCGTAAAAGTATAATGACAATTTTTCGAGCTCTGTCCTGTCGCTTACAAGGATTTGACCTGCTGAGCCATATTTTGGTATAAGTCTGAAGAAAAAACCGTCATCGTTATCACCAATAAGGTAATCCCGGGAATCCGGCGCCAATGTGCTTAATGTAAACTCAGCAATCTTTTTGACCTTGTTTGAAAATATCTCAGGTTGTTCTATCCTGCAATTTTCAGAAATTGCTAAAAAGTGCTTTGTTGAAATTCTTTCTCTCAAATCTTTATGCAAATTATTTTTTTTTGAATGATTTTTGTATTCATCAATATTTTCATATTTTAGCTGTTCCATTCGCTTTTTATCAGAATTCTTCAGCAAAAGCAAGCTATGGAAAAGCATTTCAGCTGCGAAATTGTGATATGGAAGTGAGGCCTCGAAATTCCCGCCATCAGCATAAAACTGATAATCTGTTTCGATAAATAATTCATTAACTGCGAAATTGAAAGCAAATTGAGTTTGTTCACTCAAAGGCAAAAATATGCTTAAATAAGTCAATCCGCAAATATTTGTATAATAATGATTTGCTCTCATACCGGATGACCACTCCAGATTACTGATAATAAATATCAAATGGTCATTTAAATAATTAAATAGAACTTTTTTAAAATCATCATCGAACTTTGCACCAGAACTTTGAAATAGTGAATAAGTACTTGTGATATTGACAGCCCTCAATGCAACATCCATAGCAGACATCCATTGAACGCCATAAAGAGGAGGATTAAAAGCAATGAAGTCTAAAATTTGATTCTTATATTCGTTAAAATATTTATCTTCACCGGTGAGATTATAAACATAAAAAAGCATTATAAGATGGCTCAGACGTCCAAGTTCCCACGGTACTTTAATATCAGCACCCTCAATATTGCCATAAGTAATTTTCTTGTGATAATAATTGGAATCCCACCTGAACCCCGATTTGAAATCACGTTGCCAATCTATTAATTTATAATCAACATCAATTTTATCAAGAACTAATTTTGAATAGTGATAATTTTTCTCTGAAACACAAATTTTCAGTAATTGATTATAATCTGAAAACCGGATTTTATGATTATAATTAATGTTTTCAAAACCCTTTGTATCAGAATTATATGTTACATCTTGCAAGCCGGAGCCAAGTAGATTAAATTTATGCAACATTATACTATCAGCAATATTCAATATTCTATCTTTTATGATAAAATCAAGACTCAAATCATTTGACAAATACAAGTTGTAATTGCCATTAATATCAAAATCATAATTGCTGTATGTTAGCGATTTAACTGCAAGGGAATGTTGTTGCCAACTGATAAATCTATTAATTAATTTATCAGTTACACGCTTTAAAAAAAACCTTATTCCTTTTGATTTGATGATTTTTAACATAAAATTTCACATTTTGCCAATCAGTCATTACAAACTTAATACATTTTGGAAAATTTTTTTACATAATAATAGTCTTTAGCTAATTATATTGTAATTTTTTTATTTTATTTGGAGTAATTAATGTCTTCTAATATATCTACAAGCACGAATATAGACGATTATGAAATCTTGATAAGAAGAAGAGGCGAGAACGAATATGCATCATATTGTCCACAACTAAATCTGATGCTTACCGGCACTTTCCATGAAGAAGTTGAGAATAAGATGTATGAAAAAATTCAGAATCATATTCAACAACTCAAAGTAACATTGAATCAAGACCCCTCTAAAAATTAATATTTCTTGAAGTTTATCAGACTATAATATTACAATCTGAGCTTGTCGAATGCATATCAACATTGACTTCGACAAGCTCAGTTTAAAAGAATAATTTCAGCAGTGAGTTTATGAATACAATTATTTACTATGCCCGCAAAATTTTGTCTTAAAGAAATTAGCTTATTAGGATTATTTCTGCTGATAATTGCAGCAGTTTATATGAGCAGTATTTTTCTATGGGATTTGGATTATTATGAGATTTTGATTTTAATTATTCTGATATTAGTAACTCCTGCAATTCAGTTGCTGAGGAA from Ignavibacteriota bacterium encodes the following:
- a CDS encoding M23 family metallopeptidase, whose amino-acid sequence is MKKLLFFYILFNVSVCYAEDYIFVDKERWKTFHHDFTITEKVSAWYLPFKTADRKDLKSISVISTFGSARNSFRKGHYHTGLDLMPKKHKEPVDVYAMAEGVVVSVHLGDPHQTVVVKHKTKDGETIYSVYKHITDVKVRNGDKVSHETKIARVLTKAEGKKHGGNYDHLHLEIRKKFDDYGCASWLTMTKEDLSLRFYDPHKFMKENVTK
- a CDS encoding alginate lyase family protein is translated as MLKIIKSKGIRFFLKRVTDKLINRFISWQQHSLAVKSLTYSNYDFDINGNYNLYLSNDLSLDFIIKDRILNIADSIMLHKFNLLGSGLQDVTYNSDTKGFENINYNHKIRFSDYNQLLKICVSEKNYHYSKLVLDKIDVDYKLIDWQRDFKSGFRWDSNYYHKKITYGNIEGADIKVPWELGRLSHLIMLFYVYNLTGEDKYFNEYKNQILDFIAFNPPLYGVQWMSAMDVALRAVNITSTYSLFQSSGAKFDDDFKKVLFNYLNDHLIFIISNLEWSSGMRANHYYTNICGLTYLSIFLPLSEQTQFAFNFAVNELFIETDYQFYADGGNFEASLPYHNFAAEMLFHSLLLLKNSDKKRMEQLKYENIDEYKNHSKKNNLHKDLRERISTKHFLAISENCRIEQPEIFSNKVKKIAEFTLSTLAPDSRDYLIGDNDDGFFFRLIPKYGSAGQILVSDRTELEKLSLYFYGERFNRITSFFSNFGVYIYRFELYEMAVRCGSLGQHGKGGHAHNDQLSFELYSGSDLLICDSGTFTYTASPELRNKFRSTKNHNTLSIEGLEQNHIPKGRGGDLFWLEDKSKSEVLRLSDNEFSGRHLAYEKPHERILTFKNNEIIGCDICEISSFKRVSFHLSPQVEILNKSETTVFMKTGATLFEIESVINNLKVENYQYSPSYGMKYSSNVIVIESKHNEIFWKIKIRNAI
- a CDS encoding LptF/LptG family permease — encoded protein: MNLIDRYIAKQFIFTFVFGIIALCTIFVVVNLLENLDNFLDQKATTIVIIKYYIYYLPEIIKLLTPISTLIATLFTVGRLSTLNEITAMKSGGMSLYRLMLPLLLMAVMLSFLQLYFNGWVVPVANEYKKQIEQKYLSKSNLGNSIYNLYLRDTPTRNIIMQYYDSQMMQGNRVSIEDFSSEESPRLISRIEANTVTWDTVSHKWIGAKIIKRDYNESGLTTVSIDTAEIPIRLRHRDIEQLRRDPKEMNFDDLWNYIRILKMGGKDVRKQLIEYYGGWAFPFANLIVILFGVPFASVRRKGGIAIQIGAAMVISFAYMIFTEVSKTIAYAYSLDPILSGWIANLIFLVAGLITIFKTKT